The following are from one region of the Salvia hispanica cultivar TCC Black 2014 chromosome 1, UniMelb_Shisp_WGS_1.0, whole genome shotgun sequence genome:
- the LOC125219341 gene encoding E3 ubiquitin-protein ligase PUB23-like, with translation MDGIPSMDCPQDFRCPISMEIMKDPVTISTGVTYDRKNIERWFLTYKKTTCPATMQCVEALDMTPNHTLQRLISAWQSRRTPPAAAAASPKRDELAAALGEIDSTPFKVSCLKRLRSIVELGDEVKEDFKRLGGVEVLVRIMEQVLGENSDFAVFRACEEAVAVLRHIPVSDGDEQILEVLMSSNCMNSMAIVLQRGGAEARFGAVATFEKLARADYQWNYAAQDQGVGFFKSLLEIVSDEICSKASSCALKLLVQMLEASKKSRLKAIEAGAICTLVELLPESSRSKCERIMQLIKLLCELAEGRLAFTEHGLGIAAVAKKMLNVSSGGATKIGVKILMLVASFHATEKVVEEMLMCGAVKKLVALLHVGAGQSTTKERAAKILKLHGREWRRYPCFTSDVRDYLGLGE, from the coding sequence ATGGATGGAATCCCTTCCATGGACTGCCCTCAGGATTTCCGCTGCCCGATTTCCATGGAGATCATGAAGGATCCTGTCACCATCTCCACCGGCGTCACCTACGACAGGAAAAACATCGAGCGATGGTTCCTCACCTACAAGAAGACCACCTGCCCCGCCACTATGCAATGCGTCGAGGCTTTGGATATGACTCCCAATCACACGCTCCAGCGCCTGATTTCCGCCTGGCAATCGCGGCGGACGccgccggcggcggcggcggcgtcgCCAAAGAGAGATGAGCTGGCAGCCGCGCTCGGGGAGATCGATTCGACGCCGTTTAAGGTGAGCTGCTTGAAGAGGCTGAGGTCGATTGTGGAATTGGGGGATGAGGTGAAGGAGGATTTCAAGAGGTTGGGCGGGGTTGAGGTGCTGGTGCGGATAATGGAGCAGGTTTTGGGGGAAAATTCGGATTTCGCGGTTTTTAGGGCTTGCGAGGAGGCGGTGGCGGTGCTGCGCCACATTCCCGTTTCCGACGGCGATGAGCAGATTCTGGAGGTGCTGATGAGCTCCAATTGTATGAATTCGATGGCGATCGTGCTGCAGCGCGGGGGCGCGGAGGCGAGATTCGGCGCGGTGGCGACGTTCGAGAAACTGGCGAGGGCGGACTACCAATGGAACTACGCGGCGCAGGATCAAGGCGTCGGCTTCTTCAAATCGCTGCTGGAGATCGTGTCCGACGAGATCTGCAGCAAGGCGAGCTCGTGCGCGCTGAAGCTGCTGGTGCAGATGCTGGAGGCGTCGAAGAAGTCGAGGCTGAAGGCGATCGAGGCCGGCGCGATATGCACGCTGGTGGAGCTGCTCCCCGAATCGAGCAGATCTAAGTGCGAGAGGATTATGCAATTGATCAAGCTGCTGTGCGAACTGGCGGAGGGGAGGCTGGCCTTCACGGAGCACGGATTGGGGATCGCGGCGGTGGCGAAGAAGATGCTGAATGTGTCGAGCGGAGGGGCGACGAAGATTGGGGTGAAGATACTGATGCTGGTGGCGAGCTTTCACGCGAcggagaaggtggtggaggagATGCTGATGTGCGGGGCGGTGAAGAAGCTGGTGGCGCTGCTGCATGTCGGGGCGGGGCAGTCGACGACAAAGGAGAGGGCGGCGAAGATATTGAAGCTGCACGGCCGGGAGTGGCGGCGGTACCCTTGTTTCACGAGTGACGTCAGGGATTACTTGGGGTTGGGGGAATGA